A single genomic interval of Lathyrus oleraceus cultivar Zhongwan6 chromosome 7, CAAS_Psat_ZW6_1.0, whole genome shotgun sequence harbors:
- the LOC127101668 gene encoding pyruvate decarboxylase 2-like has protein sequence MATNLGSLETYKPHNNDLASPPNGTVSTIQKSTSSTTLASSESTLGSHLARRLVEVGVTDVFTVPGDFNLTLLDYLIAEPKLKNIGCCNELNAGYAADGYARARGVGACVVTFTVGGLSVINAIAGAYSENLPLICIVGGPNSNDFGTNRILHHTIGLPDFSQELRCFQTVTCHQAVVNNLEDAHEMIDTAISTALKESKPVYISISCNLAGIPHPTFSREPVPFSLSPKLSNEAGLEAAVEAAAEFLNKAVKPVLVAGPKLRVAKASEAFTELADKSAYPYAVMPSAKGLVPENHQHFIGTFWGAVSTSFCAEIVESADAYLFAGPIFNDYSSVGYSLLLKKEKSIIVEPNRVVIGNGVAFGCILMKDFLSALAKRINRNNTAYENYHRIFVPEGLPLRFGPREPLRVNVLFQHIQNMLSSKTAVIAETGDSWFNCQKLKLPEGCGYEFQMQYGSIGWSVGATLGYAQAVPDKRVIACIGDGSFQVTAQDVSTMLRCGQKTIIFLINNGGYTIEVEIHDGPYNVIKNWNYTGLVDAIHNGQGKCWTTKVTCEEELVEAIETATGEKKDSFCFIEVIAHKDDTSKELLEWGSRVCSANSRPPNPQ, from the exons ATGGCCACAAATCTAGGCTCCCTCGAAACATACAAACCGCACAACAACGACCTAGCATCTCCCCCAAACGGCACCGTTTCAACCATCCAAAAATCCACTTCATCAACCACCTTAGCCTCATCTGAATCCACCTTAGGCAGCCACCTAGCGCGGCGGTTAGTCGAAGTCGGAGTAACCGACGTTTTCACCGTTCCGGGAGACTTCAACTTAACATTGCTCGACTACCTCATAGCCGAACCGAAATTGAAAAACATTGGTTGTTGTAACGAACTCAATGCTGGATACGCTGCTGATGGATACGCGCGGGCTAGGGGCGTGGGCGCGTGCGTTGTTACTTTTACCGTTGGTGGATTAAGTGTGATTAACGCTATTGCTGGTGCTTATAGTGAGAATTTGCCACTGATTTGCATTGTTGGTGGTCCTAATTCTAATGATTTTGGAACTAATAGAATTCTTCATCATACTATTGGTTTGCCTGATTTCAGCCAAGAACTCAGATGCTTCCAAACTGTTACTTGCCACCAG GCTGTGGTGAATAATTTGGAAGATGCTCATGAAATGATAGATACTGCAATTTCAACAGCATTGAAAGAAAGCAAGCCTGTTTATATAAGCATAAGCTGTAATTTGGCAGGAATTCCTCACCCTACTTTCAGCCGTGAACCTGTTCCATTTTCTCTATCTCCAAA GTTGAGTAATGAAGCTGGGTTGGAGGCAGCAGTGGAAGCCGCAGCGGAGTTTCTAAACAAAGCAGTAAAACCAGTCCTAGTAGCTGGTCCAAAACTAAGAGTAGCAAAAGCATCAGAAGCTTTTACTGAACTAGCTGATAAAAGTGCTTATCCATATGCTGTTATGCCATCAGCAAAAGGACTAGTACCTGAGAATCACCAACATTTCATTGGAACATTTTGGGGTGCAGTGAGTACTTCATTCTGCGCTGAGATTGTCGAATCAGCAGACGCATACTTGTTTGCTGGACCGATTTTCAACGATTACAGCTCTGTTGGTTACTCACTTCTTTTGAAGAAGGAAAAGTCTATTATTGTTGAGCCTAATAGGGTTGTGATCGGAAATGGTGTTGCATTCGGGTGTATTTTGATGAAGGATTTTCTTAGTGCGCTCGCGAAGCGTATTAACCGGAATAATACTGCCTATGAAAATTATCATAGGATATTTGTTCCTGAAGGTTTGCCTCTGAGATTTGGACCTAGAGAACCTTTGAGGGTTAATGTTCTTTTTCAACATATTCAGAATATGTTGTCTAGCAAAACTGCTGTTATTGCTGAGACTGGGGATTCTTGGTTTAACTGCCAAAAGCTGAAATTGCCAGAAGGATGTGG GTATGAATTCCAAATGCAATATGGATCAATTGGATGGTCTGTTGGTGCAACTCTTGGTTATGCACAAGCTGTTCCTGATAAGCGTGTGATTGCTTGCATTGGTGATGGAAGCTTTCAG GTGACGGCACAGGATGTGTCCACAATGCTGAGATGTGGACAGAAGACCATAATCTTCTTGATTAACAATGGTGGATATACTATTGAAGTTGAAATTCATGATGGACCATACAATGTCATTAAGAATTGGAACTATACTGGTCTGGTTgatgcaatccacaatggtcaAGGAAAGTGCTGGACCACTAAG GTCACTTGCGAAGAGGAGCTTGTTGAAGCAATTGAGACAGCAACAGGAGAAAAGAAGGATAGTTTCTGCTTCATTGAAGTGATTGCTCACAAGGATGACACAAGCAAAGAGTTGCTTGAATGGGGATCAAGGGTCTGTTCTGCAAATAGTCGTCCTCCTAATCCTCAGTGA